In uncultured Ilyobacter sp., a genomic segment contains:
- the nifJ gene encoding pyruvate:ferredoxin (flavodoxin) oxidoreductase: MVKKMQTMDGNQAAAWASYAFTEVAGIYPITPSSPMAEYTDEWAAKGKKNLFGVPVKLVEMQSEAGAAGTVHGSLQAGALTTTYTASQGLLLKIPNMYKIAGELLPSVIHVSARSLSAQALSIFGDHSDIYSARQTGYAMLASGSVQEVMDLGGVAHLATFKTRVPFMHFFDGFRTSHEIQKVEVMDYEVYDRLLDRKAVQEFRDRAINPHHPVTRGTAQNDDIYFQTREAQNKFYNAVPDAVAEYMAEISKVTGRDYKPFTYYGAEDATNIIVAMGSVTECLRETVDYLTSKGEKVGLLTVHLYRPFSAEYFMNVLPKTVKKIAVLDRTKEPGAMGEPLYLDVRNLFYGQADAPEIIGGRYGLSSKDTTPAQMIAVFENLKSETPKSPFTVGIVDDVTNLSLEVGESVFVGSEDVKGCLFFGLGSDGTVGANKNSIKIIGDKTDLYAQGYFAYDSKKSGGVTRSHLRFGKTPIRSTYLVSSPSFVACSVPAYLTQYDMISGLKKGGTFLLNCIWDKDETIANLPNSIKKALAQKEAKFYTINATKLGEEIGLGNRTNTIMQSAFFKLAEVIPFEEAQTYMKEYAKKSYEKKGQDIVEMNYAAIDRGAGELVEIPVDSAWANLAEEDTAECCGSRDCSCGTKPEFVTKICDPINSIKGYDLPVSAFDGYEDGTFENGTTAYEKRGIAVNVPHWVSENCIQCNQCSYVCPHAVIRPFLINEEEMANAPEGLTTIKPIGKGLDGLQYKIQVSTLDCTGCGSCANVCPAPKGKALEMKPIGEEVAAGEPENANFLFNEVTYKDDLMAKTNVKGSQFAQPLFEFHGACAGCGETPYIKAITQLFGDRMMVANATGCSSIYGGSAPSTPYTKNANGEGPAWASSLFEDNAEFGFGMHVGVEALRDRLEAVMTRTMDKAPAEVAELYKEWLENRNNGAKTAEIRTKLLPLIEGKDFDGAAEVLSLKDYIVKKSQWIFGGDGWANDIGYSGIDHALASGQDVNILVVDTEVYSNTGGQASKASPSGAVAKFAAAGKGIQKKDMAAIFMSYGYIYIAMVSMGANQAQYLKAIQEAEAFDGPSIIIAYAPCVNHGIRKGMGQSQLEMKLATECGYWPLIRYNPALEAEGKNPLQLDSKEPNWDKYQEFLMGEVRYATLTKSFPERAKQLFAANQAEAKRKWEQYKRLASLDYSAK; encoded by the coding sequence ATGGTTAAAAAGATGCAAACTATGGATGGTAACCAGGCAGCAGCTTGGGCATCGTATGCTTTTACAGAAGTAGCGGGGATCTATCCTATAACTCCATCATCTCCGATGGCAGAATACACTGACGAATGGGCGGCAAAAGGGAAGAAAAACTTATTTGGTGTTCCCGTTAAACTTGTAGAGATGCAATCAGAGGCTGGAGCAGCTGGAACTGTACACGGATCACTTCAAGCTGGTGCTCTTACTACTACTTATACAGCATCTCAAGGATTACTATTAAAAATACCTAATATGTATAAAATTGCTGGAGAACTTTTACCAAGTGTAATTCATGTATCAGCAAGATCACTTTCTGCTCAGGCACTTTCAATATTTGGAGACCATTCAGATATTTACTCTGCTAGACAGACTGGATATGCTATGCTCGCATCTGGATCGGTTCAAGAAGTAATGGATCTAGGAGGAGTTGCTCACCTAGCTACTTTTAAAACAAGAGTACCGTTCATGCATTTCTTTGACGGTTTCAGAACTTCACATGAAATTCAAAAAGTTGAAGTAATGGACTATGAAGTATATGATAGATTGTTAGATAGAAAAGCAGTTCAAGAATTCAGAGACAGAGCGATAAATCCTCACCACCCAGTGACAAGAGGAACGGCTCAAAATGATGATATATATTTCCAAACTAGAGAAGCTCAAAATAAATTCTACAATGCAGTTCCTGATGCAGTAGCAGAATATATGGCAGAGATCTCAAAAGTAACAGGAAGAGATTACAAGCCATTTACTTACTATGGTGCAGAAGATGCAACTAATATTATAGTTGCTATGGGATCAGTTACAGAGTGTCTAAGAGAAACTGTAGACTACCTAACTTCAAAGGGAGAAAAAGTAGGACTTTTAACAGTTCACCTATACAGACCATTCTCTGCAGAGTACTTCATGAACGTACTTCCTAAAACTGTAAAGAAAATTGCTGTTCTTGACAGAACAAAAGAACCTGGAGCAATGGGAGAGCCTCTATACCTTGACGTAAGAAACTTATTCTACGGTCAGGCAGATGCACCTGAAATCATCGGAGGAAGATACGGACTTTCTTCTAAGGATACTACTCCTGCACAGATGATCGCAGTATTTGAAAACTTAAAATCAGAAACTCCTAAATCACCATTTACTGTTGGTATCGTAGATGACGTTACTAACCTTTCACTAGAAGTAGGGGAATCTGTATTCGTAGGATCTGAGGATGTAAAAGGTTGTCTATTCTTCGGACTAGGGTCAGACGGTACAGTAGGAGCAAATAAAAACTCCATTAAAATCATAGGAGATAAAACAGATCTTTATGCACAAGGATACTTTGCATATGACTCTAAAAAATCAGGAGGAGTTACTAGATCGCACTTAAGATTCGGTAAAACTCCAATCAGATCAACTTACTTAGTTTCTTCACCTAGCTTTGTGGCATGTTCTGTACCTGCGTATCTTACACAGTATGATATGATATCAGGACTTAAAAAAGGTGGAACATTCCTACTTAACTGTATCTGGGATAAAGATGAGACTATAGCAAATCTTCCAAATTCAATCAAAAAGGCTTTAGCTCAAAAAGAAGCTAAATTCTACACTATCAACGCTACTAAACTTGGTGAAGAGATCGGTCTTGGAAATAGAACAAATACAATCATGCAATCAGCTTTCTTTAAACTTGCAGAGGTAATTCCATTTGAAGAAGCTCAAACTTACATGAAAGAATATGCTAAAAAATCATATGAGAAAAAAGGTCAAGACATAGTAGAAATGAACTATGCCGCCATCGACAGAGGAGCAGGAGAGTTAGTAGAGATACCTGTAGATTCAGCTTGGGCTAACCTTGCAGAAGAAGATACTGCAGAGTGCTGTGGATCTAGAGACTGCTCATGCGGAACTAAGCCAGAATTCGTAACTAAAATCTGTGACCCAATAAACTCAATAAAAGGATATGACCTTCCAGTATCTGCATTTGACGGATATGAAGATGGTACTTTTGAAAATGGTACGACAGCTTATGAAAAGAGAGGAATCGCAGTAAACGTGCCTCACTGGGTTTCTGAAAACTGTATCCAGTGTAACCAGTGTTCTTATGTATGTCCTCATGCAGTAATTAGACCTTTCTTAATCAACGAGGAAGAGATGGCTAATGCACCTGAAGGTCTTACAACTATTAAACCAATAGGAAAAGGTCTAGACGGTCTTCAGTACAAGATTCAAGTTTCTACACTTGACTGTACAGGATGTGGATCATGTGCAAATGTATGTCCTGCACCAAAAGGAAAAGCACTTGAGATGAAGCCTATCGGTGAAGAAGTTGCTGCTGGCGAACCTGAAAATGCAAACTTCCTATTCAACGAGGTTACTTATAAAGACGATCTAATGGCAAAAACAAATGTTAAAGGATCTCAATTTGCACAGCCATTATTTGAGTTCCACGGAGCATGTGCTGGATGTGGAGAAACTCCATATATCAAAGCAATAACTCAACTTTTCGGAGACAGAATGATGGTAGCAAACGCTACTGGATGTTCTTCAATCTACGGAGGTTCTGCACCATCTACTCCATATACTAAAAATGCAAATGGTGAAGGACCAGCTTGGGCATCATCACTATTCGAAGACAATGCTGAATTTGGATTCGGAATGCATGTAGGAGTGGAAGCTCTAAGAGACAGATTAGAAGCAGTAATGACAAGAACTATGGATAAAGCTCCTGCAGAAGTTGCAGAACTTTACAAAGAGTGGCTTGAAAACAGAAACAACGGAGCTAAAACAGCTGAAATCAGAACTAAGTTACTTCCATTAATCGAAGGAAAAGACTTTGATGGAGCTGCTGAAGTACTTTCACTTAAAGATTACATTGTTAAGAAATCTCAATGGATATTTGGTGGAGACGGATGGGCAAACGATATAGGATACAGTGGAATAGACCACGCATTAGCGTCAGGTCAAGACGTAAATATCCTTGTGGTTGATACAGAAGTTTACTCAAATACAGGTGGACAGGCTTCAAAGGCATCTCCTTCAGGAGCAGTTGCTAAGTTTGCTGCAGCTGGTAAGGGAATTCAAAAGAAAGATATGGCTGCAATATTTATGTCTTACGGATATATCTACATCGCAATGGTATCTATGGGAGCGAACCAAGCTCAATACCTAAAAGCTATACAAGAAGCAGAAGCATTTGACGGACCATCAATCATAATTGCTTATGCTCCATGTGTAAACCACGGTATCAGAAAAGGTATGGGACAATCACAGCTTGAGATGAAACTTGCAACAGAGTGCGGATACTGGCCTCTAATCAGATACAATCCTGCTTTAGAAGCAGAAGGTAAGAATCCACTTCAATTAGACTCTAAAGAGCCTAACTGGGATAAATACCAAGAGTTCCTAATGGGAGAAGTAAGATATGCTACTCTTACAAAATCATTCCCTGAAAGAGCAAAACAGCTTTTTGCTGCAAACCAAGCAGAAGCTAAAAGAAAATGGGAGCAATACAAGAGACTTGCGTCACTTGACTACTCTGCAAAATAG